Proteins found in one Fulvitalea axinellae genomic segment:
- a CDS encoding threonine/serine exporter family protein, translating into MIEWDKVLLDALWSSFAALGFAVLFNLPRKSLWAAGLLGAIGHTVRHLVMHYHWGDIVVGTLVAAFTISIIGMLIAHHTDSPSLIFSFCALIPMVPGLFAYQALISLISIVTTEKKISDILAQIALASSNGLKAMFVFFCLSFGVAIPILGLREIGYFTKKKYHRRYFK; encoded by the coding sequence ATGATCGAATGGGATAAAGTTCTACTTGACGCACTTTGGTCGAGTTTCGCCGCTTTGGGGTTCGCCGTTCTCTTTAATTTGCCCCGCAAAAGCCTCTGGGCAGCTGGGCTTCTCGGAGCTATCGGCCATACTGTCAGGCATTTGGTTATGCATTACCATTGGGGGGATATTGTGGTTGGAACACTAGTCGCCGCCTTTACGATCAGCATAATCGGAATGCTGATCGCCCATCATACCGACAGTCCGTCGCTGATATTTTCGTTTTGCGCACTTATCCCGATGGTCCCGGGTTTGTTCGCTTACCAGGCACTGATATCATTAATCAGTATCGTGACTACGGAAAAGAAGATTTCGGATATTCTTGCCCAAATAGCCTTGGCGTCGAGCAATGGGCTAAAAGCGATGTTCGTGTTCTTTTGCCTTTCGTTTGGTGTTGCCATACCGATTCTCGGACTACGGGAAATCGGTTATTTCACCAAGAAAAAATACCATAGGAGATATTTCAAATAA
- a CDS encoding MaoC family dehydratase encodes MSTIKQGEVFEHEFQFTQEQVAEFAKVTGDNNPVHLDAEYAAGTKFKKPIVHGMLGAAVFSRVFGTMFPGEGTIYLGQTLDFKRPMLVDTDYVAVFEVLEVDEAKHTATVKAEIKTTGARQKVLMDGTAKLLNELRF; translated from the coding sequence ATGTCAACGATTAAGCAAGGGGAGGTTTTCGAACACGAATTCCAATTTACCCAGGAGCAGGTGGCTGAATTCGCCAAAGTGACAGGCGATAACAATCCTGTCCACCTTGACGCCGAATATGCGGCGGGTACGAAATTCAAAAAGCCGATTGTCCACGGAATGTTGGGCGCAGCGGTATTCTCAAGAGTTTTCGGAACGATGTTTCCCGGTGAGGGGACGATTTACTTAGGGCAAACGCTCGATTTCAAACGTCCGATGCTCGTGGATACCGATTATGTTGCGGTGTTTGAAGTGTTGGAAGTTGATGAAGCCAAACATACCGCTACTGTGAAGGCGGAGATAAAAACCACCGGAGCCCGTCAAAAAGTTTTGATGGATGGTACTGCAAAGCTCCTGAATGAGTTACGCTTCTAG
- a CDS encoding ABC transporter ATP-binding protein: MASEEFILRTEDVKKTYGELAVLKGVTLDVRKGELLSIVGASGAGKSTLLHIMGTLDRPDSGRVTMNGTDISGLDDRALARFRNTNMGFVFQFHNLLPEFTALENICMPGFIAGRPEKDVKRKAEELMELLKISERKDHKPSELSGGEQQRVSIARALVNDPEIVFGDEPSGNLDSKNAEELHGLFFKLKEELNCTFVLVTHNMALSAMADRTLEMRDGILI, translated from the coding sequence GGATGTCAAGAAAACTTACGGTGAATTAGCGGTCCTCAAAGGCGTTACGTTGGACGTGCGAAAAGGTGAATTGCTTTCGATTGTTGGGGCTTCAGGCGCAGGAAAAAGCACGCTTTTGCATATTATGGGGACGCTGGACCGTCCGGACTCCGGTCGTGTAACTATGAACGGAACGGATATCTCGGGCTTGGATGACAGGGCGTTGGCCCGTTTTCGGAATACGAATATGGGTTTTGTGTTCCAATTCCATAACCTATTGCCGGAGTTTACGGCGTTGGAGAATATTTGCATGCCGGGCTTTATTGCCGGAAGGCCTGAGAAAGACGTGAAGCGCAAAGCCGAAGAGCTGATGGAGTTGCTCAAGATTAGCGAGCGTAAGGACCATAAGCCTTCGGAACTTTCGGGCGGGGAGCAACAGCGCGTTTCCATTGCCAGAGCGTTAGTCAACGACCCGGAGATAGTGTTTGGCGATGAACCTAGCGGGAACCTCGACTCAAAAAACGCAGAGGAGTTGCACGGCCTTTTTTTCAAACTGAAAGAGGAACTGAATTGCACGTTTGTTCTGGTTACCCACAATATGGCGCTGTCGGCCATGGCTGACCGGACTTTGGAGATGAGAGACGGAATATTAATATAA